One window from the genome of Musa acuminata AAA Group cultivar baxijiao chromosome BXJ1-4, Cavendish_Baxijiao_AAA, whole genome shotgun sequence encodes:
- the LOC135585395 gene encoding alpha-1,3-arabinosyltransferase XAT3-like, whose amino-acid sequence MGSKLKLVRNVNHARRFRFLVLMAGCFVVTMAFLVASKPQTPVHSNSGFRTWLPPPQSGDDVVNGDNNGIQGIHSALSEKEDALNSQALGEVEKEEKQVPNVAESNIEKEKSFQREENAIVVESTPKAEASIHELTGTIQIPERKPLCDVSDQRVDVCEMYGDIRIPGNSSSVIFMEPSNAEPKELWQVHPYPRKGDEACLAGVRELTVKASSESPKCTFHHDVPAIVFSVGGYTGNLFHDFTDLLVPLFLTARQFDGEVRFVVTDFKRWWIAKYLPVLQRLSKYPVIDHDKDDEVHCFKQVIVGLRAHKEFHIDPARAPNGYTMIDFTKFMRRVFSVGRETLNCIEDLSARKPRLLIIARKRSRAFTNVDEIVAAAEELGYEVVVGEADAGTNLAQFAQIVNSCDVMMGVHGAGLTNFVFLPLNATVIQIVPWGGLEWIAVLDFGNPAREMGLNYVQYSISIEESTLSEQYPKDHPAFTDPMSFHKRGFHVVRSTFMKNQNVKLDVSRFRDVLWKALEHMMQ is encoded by the exons ATGGGTTCCAAACTGAAGCTGGTTCGGAATGTCAACCATGCGCGAAGATTCAGGTTCCTGGTGCTAATGGCTGGATGCTTCGTAGTCACGATGGCCTTCTTGGTGGCCTCTAAGCCTCAAACACCTGTTCATTCCAACT CCGGTTTTAGGACATGGCTGCCACCTCCGCAGTCGG GTGACGATGTGGTGAACGGCGATAATAATGGGATACAGGGGATTCATTCAGCTCTTTCTGAAAAGGAAGATGCACTAAATTCTCAGGCATTGG GTGAAGTAGAGAAAGAAGAGAAACAAGTGCCAAATGTAGCAGAGAGCAACATTGAGAAAGAGAAGAGTTTCCAGAGAGAAGAGAATGCCATTGTTGTCGAGTCAACTCCGAAGGCAGAAGCAAGCATCCATGAACTAACAGGTACAATTCAGATTCCAGAGAGGAAGCCACTGTGTGATGTTTCAGACCAACGAGTGGATGTCTGTGAAATGTATGGAGATATCAGGATTCCCGGGAACTCTTCGTCTGTCATATTCATGGAACCATCCAACGCAGAGCCGAAAGAGCTTTGGCAAGTTCATCCTTATCCTCGCAAGGGAGACGAGGCCTGTCTCGCCGGCGTCAGGGAACTTACGGTCAAAGCAAGCAGTGAATCCCCCAAGTGCACCTTCCACCACGATGTCCCGGCTATCGTCTTCTCCGTCGGGGGATACACCGGCAACCTCTTCCATGACTTCACCGACCTGCTGGTTCCTCTCTTCCTGACCGCACGCCAATTTGACGGGGAGGTCCGGTTCGTGGTGACCGACTTCAAGAGATGGTGGATCGCCAAGTACCTTCCCGTGCTTCAGCGGCTGTCCAAGTACCCGGTGATCGACCACGACAAGGACGACGAAGTGCATTGTTTCAAGCAGGTAATCGTTGGCCTACGCGCCCACAAGGAGTTCCACATCGACCCTGCCAGAGCCCCTAATGGCTATACCATGATCGACTTCACCAAATTCATGAGGCGCGTCTTCTCTGTTGGCCGAGAGACATTGAACTGCATCGAGGATCTCTCCGCCAGGAAGCCGAGGCTGCTGATCATCGCGAGGAAGCGATCGCGAGCCTTCACAAACGTCGACGAGATAGTGGCAGCGGCGGAGGAGTTGGGGTACGAGGTGGTGGTCGGCGAAGCTGATGCCGGGACCAACTTAGCTCAGTTCGCGCAGATCGTGAACTCCTGCGACGTGATGATGGGGGTGCACGGCGCAGGACTCACCAACTTTGTGTTCCTGCCGCTGAATGCCACGGTGATACAGATAGTTCCATGGGGTGGATTGGAATGGATTGCCGTGCTAGATTTCGGGAACCCTGCCAGGGAGATGGGTCTCAACTACGTACAGTACAGTATATCCATAGAAGAGAGTACTCTTTCGGAGCAGTACCCGAAAGACCACCCTGCGTTCACGGATCCCATGTCCTTCCACAAACGTGGGTTTCATGTCGTGAGGTCTACGTTCATGAAGAACCAGAATGTGAAGCTCGATGTCAGCAGGTTCAGAGATGTCCTGTGGAAAGCGCTCGAGCATATGATGCAGTAG